The sequence below is a genomic window from Natronocella acetinitrilica.
CGCGCACGGGAAAGTCTGGACCTGACGGTTCCCAGCGGAATCTCCAGCAACTCGGCAACCTCCTGATAGGTATAGCCCTGGATCTCCACCAGGACAATAACGATGCGGAACGCGTCCGGCAGGTCATCAATTGCCTGTTGCAGATCCTCACGCAGCAAATCGTTCAGCGCCACGTCTTCGGCGGAGCCCCACCACAGCAGAAAGGGTTGGTGGAGTTTCTCGAAGAGTGAGAAGTCTTTCTCATCCCCATCGTCCATGCCGGCTTCGGGCACGTCAATTGGGGTTTCTACACGGTTCCGGGTCTGTTTGCGCCGCCAGGCGCTGATGAATGTGGTGTTGAGGATGCGAAAAAGCCAAGCGTCCAGGCGATCCAGATCCTCAAGGCTATCCAACGCTGACCAGGCACGGGATACCGACTCGGCAACGATCTCCTCGGCTTCATCGGCATTACGCGTTAACCGCAGGGCAGTTCCGTAGAGCCTGTCCATCAGCTCGGTGACGACACGCTCAAAGCGTTCCCGCCGACGCATGCGCTCGCAATTTTTTTCCGAAGTAGGGCGCATAGATCCACCTGGTTGCAGCCCTTTCTTGATGCCACCTGGCGACACCGGCACCTGAAAGTCTGGGCCATATCGGCGGCCGCTTCCAATTATTCAGTCTTCGGCGAGGACTCCGCCGGGAACAATTGAAGGCCGTCATGCGTCCTGGCGATACCCCGCATCCATGTGTGGGTAATGCGTGAGCAAGGAGGAGTGACAGGCATGAATACCACAGCAAGCGCGGTACCAGCAGCCGTCAACACCATAGAGCTGGAATCGAAGGTCAAGCAGATGTACGAGGATGTTGCCAACAACCCGCACGGCGACTTCCACTTTGCCATGGGACGTAGCCTGACCGAGAGTCTCGGCTACGCGGCCAGCGAACTCGACCGCATACCGACAGAGGCGGTGGACTCGTTCGCCGGCGTAGGCTGCCCGCTGCTACTAGCGGATATCCGCGAAGGGGCGACGGTGCTTGATCTGGGCAGCGGCTCCGGCACGGATGCTTTCATGGCGGCCCTACGCGCTGGCCCGGACGGGCTAGTGCATGGCGTCGACATGACGGAGGCGCAACGCAAAAAGGCGAGCGACCTTGCAGTGAAAGCGGGATTCGCCAACGTCCATTTCCATGCCGGATACATCGAGTCTCCACCAATCGCCGATGCCACGGTGGATGTTGTCATCAGCAACGGTGTGATCAATCTGTCTCCAGATAAAGGCTGGGTTTTCAGGGAGGTGGCGCGGGTATTGCGGCCAGGAGGGAGGCTTTCGCTCTCCGATATCGTCACCGAGAAGCCGCTGCCATCTGACGTTACCTGTAACGCAACACTCTGGGCTGCCTGCATCGGCGGAGCCATGCAGGAGGACGACTACCAGGCGGCCATCGAGGCGGCCGGCTTGCGGGTCGTCCAGGTAAGGACGAATCCACAGTACGCGTTCCTGACGGACTCTGCGCGTGGTG
It includes:
- a CDS encoding methyltransferase domain-containing protein → MNTTASAVPAAVNTIELESKVKQMYEDVANNPHGDFHFAMGRSLTESLGYAASELDRIPTEAVDSFAGVGCPLLLADIREGATVLDLGSGSGTDAFMAALRAGPDGLVHGVDMTEAQRKKASDLAVKAGFANVHFHAGYIESPPIADATVDVVISNGVINLSPDKGWVFREVARVLRPGGRLSLSDIVTEKPLPSDVTCNATLWAACIGGAMQEDDYQAAIEAAGLRVVQVRTNPQYAFLTDSARGAAKTYGVKSVNLCAVKDA
- a CDS encoding sigma-70 family RNA polymerase sigma factor, which gives rise to MRRRERFERVVTELMDRLYGTALRLTRNADEAEEIVAESVSRAWSALDSLEDLDRLDAWLFRILNTTFISAWRRKQTRNRVETPIDVPEAGMDDGDEKDFSLFEKLHQPFLLWWGSAEDVALNDLLREDLQQAIDDLPDAFRIVIVLVEIQGYTYQEVAELLEIPLGTVRSRLSRARGMLQRTLWQLAQEAGLSVASPDGGSSPSGGRQ